Proteins encoded by one window of Lathyrus oleraceus cultivar Zhongwan6 chromosome 1, CAAS_Psat_ZW6_1.0, whole genome shotgun sequence:
- the LOC127111110 gene encoding uncharacterized protein LOC127111110 encodes MGSNQKSTYSFKFRNPKLGLIKGLISDVKKIRRNNFCVEYGDPLTIMNTEDFQLAPTLEEFSHIANISIKDEVPYTGLGEFPTHQQIGSSIHLDKAEVKANLGPKGDTLGFTLKFLVGKASDFKSKEDWVAFNAVLALILYGIVLFPNIDDFVDMTAIRIFLLKNPIPTLLADVYHSIHWRNEKKGGMIQCCAPLLYKWFLSHLPSEGPFIQNKDNLKWSQKIMSLTANDITWYSRVYDDVNIIVKCGNFHNVPLIGTRGCINYNPELAMRQLGFPMNDKPEDKLLEGFLLGEGVKDFDLVKRIGRAWTKVRREGKRERGKKNCIARGPYTNWVQARASQDKLPYPYEPPMHTNPPEPTHVTMEEAKELKVVIQSSEKENEELRLNLLRITEERDNHKWELGRKKTQLQANVERTDKEEYKRKRVKQGLDQAESCLNTVKSQLKEAERDCREKEKWWKLATKQKKEIRETLEAEIANLSVSLCESKEREEREHRSKESALAAT; translated from the exons ATGGGTAGCAATCAAAAAAGTACTTATTCATTCAAGTTCAGGAATCCAAAGCTAGGATTGATTAAGGGATTGATCTCAGATGTGAAAAAGATCAGAAggaacaacttttgtgttgagtATGGTGACCCGTTGACTATCATGAACACCGAG GACTTCCAGTTGGCGCCAACACTGGAAGAGTTCTCGCATATAGCAAACATTAGTATCAAGGATGAAGTCCCTTACACCGGTCTAGGGGAATTTCCTACACATCAACAAATAGGTTCATCTATACATCTAGATAAAGCGGAAGTAAAAGCTAATCTTGGACCAAAAGGAGACACTTTGGGCTTCACTTTGAAGTTCTTAGTGGGAAAAGCTTCAGATTTCAAAAGTAAAGAAGATTGGGTCGCTTTCAATGCTGTGTTAGCCTTGATactctatgggattgtcttgttcccgaacATTGATGACTTCGTGGACATGACTGCTATCCGCATTTTCTTGCTCAAGAATCCCATTCCCACCTTGCTTGCAGATGTTTATCACTCTATCCATTGGAGAAATGAGAAGAAGGGGGGGATGATCCAGTGTTGCGCTCCTTTACTGTATAAATGGTTCTTATCTCACTTACCAAGCGAAGGGCCTTTTATTCAGAACAAGGATAACCTCAAGTGGTCTCAAAAAATCATGTCTCTCACTGCCAATGACATCACCTGGTACTCTCGTGTTTATGATGATGTGAACATAATCGTCAAATGTGGCAACTTCcataatgtgccactcataggaactcgaggttgcatcaattacaatcctgAGCTTGCTATGCGGCAGCTTGGGTTTCCTATGAATGACAAACCAGAAGACAAGTTGTTAGAAGGTTTCTTGCTGGGAGAAGGAGTGAAGGACTTTGATCTGGTGAAGAGGATAGGTCGTGCCTGGACTAAAGTTCGTAGAGAAGGAAAAAGGGAGCGTGGAAAGAAGAATTGTATAGCTAGAGGGCCATATACAAATTGGGTCCAAGCCAGAGCTTCTCAAGACAAACTACCATACCCTTATGAGCCTCCAATGCATACAAATCCTCCAGAACCTACTCACGTCACTATGGAGGAAGCTAAAGAGCTCAAAGTTGTCATCCAAAGTTCggaaaaagaaaatgaagagCTACGGTTGAACCTTCTCCGAATTACTGAAGAAAGGGATAATCATAAGTGGGAGCTTGGGCGGAAGAAAACACAGCTTCAAGCAAATGTGGAAAGGACTGATAAGGAGGAATATAAGAGAAAAAGAGTCAAACAGGGGTTAGATCAGGCTGAGAGCTGCTTGAATACCGTCAAAAGCCAACTGAAAGAGGCTGAGAGGGATTGTCGTGAGAAAGAGAAATGGTGGAAGCTCGCCACAAAACAAAAGAAGGAGATAAGAGAGACGCTTGAGGCTGAGATAGCCAACCTCAGTGTTTCACTCTGTGAATCAAAAGAAAGGGAAGAACGAGAACACCGCAGTAAAGAGAGTGCTCTGGCTGCTACTTAG